TTATTGCGAATGTAGCAAGGAGAAGTGTTCGCGGAGCGTCTCGTAGAAAAACAATTGCAAGAACTTCAGGCTTTTTACATTTAGTTACATAGTTAGGTTTGTTTAAGCCAACCTACTTTCTTGCTGCAATTATTGGCATTTGGCGATATCTTCGTTAAAACTGCTGTCCCAAAGTTTTTTCACATCAACTTTTGTGGGAATTACACCCGCTTGAAAAAAGGTATCAGCAACCTTTTGCTGAGAAGCAATAGCTGCATCAGAAACAGGAAGTAATTCTTGACGACGCTGTTGTTGTCCTTGCTTGGCATCCTGATAAACGATGCCTTCATCAACATCAATGGTAGTTGCATAATTCTTCGACCATTGCTTGAGATTAGATTCCCGCCAAGTTTGGGATTTCTGCAAACGACAGAGAAAATCAGCGATCGCTACTTTCTTTTGTGGATCGGCGATCGCATTGGGTGAAGCAATAATCACAAAATTACCGCTCAAAATATCCTTTGCAGATTCCAGCACCCGCGCCCCTTCTTTTTGGGCTTGGGGGATGGAGTAACCGTAGGTAGCCCAAGCATCAAGCTGTCCTTTACGAAAAGCCGAAAGTCCATCGGGTATAGATAAAGGAATTGCATTGATATCCTTCATCGTCAGCCCGACTTTTTCCAACATCTTAATCAGGAAGTAGTGAGCAGTTGTAGCTTTAACGTAACCCACTTTCTTACCTTTGAGGTCAGCGATGGTTTTGGCAGTCGAGTTCTTGGGTACGAGTACAACTTGACCAACCGTCGGCCCTTTGAGAGTGGCAATAATTTTTACAGATGCTTTCGATTCAATCGCAAAAATCGGTGGAATTTCACTAGCTGAGGCCAAGTCAATCGCACCAGCATTGATTGACTGTACCATCAAATTACCCCCAGTAAACTCAGTAAATTGAGTTTGATAAGGGAAACGATCTAATCCAGCTAACTTTAAATTTAAGTCCCAGCCACCTTTATATTTAGCAACATGCAATTGAGTTGTATTCGATACTGCAATTTGGGATGCACTAGGATTAGCAGCGATCGTTGCCGGACTGGTAGACTTAACCTCTGAGCATGCTGTTGTTGCTAGAGCTAACAAGCAACCCAGAGAGAAGAAAAAATTCTGCCGCAGCCAATTGGTACTGGAGTTTAGACTAAGCAATGGAAAATGACCCAGCAGGGCTGAGTTAATCAGAGACTTAGCAAAAGTATGAAGAATCTTGGGTATTAAACAGCAACAGATGGTTCTTTAGGTGGTCGTGCTACTGTTTTTTTAACAATGGGACATCGGTTTTTACGGTGACGCTTCTTTCCTTGTTGCCAACCGGGAGACTTTCCGCGAGGTTTGGGTGCAGAGGTGGGAGTACCAATGGCCGCAAAAACTCCACCTATAGCTTGAGCAACTCTTCCAGGGGTCAATTTATCTAGAGACTTCTGCCAAGGTAAAGGATTGTCAGTAACGATATCGCGGGCTAACCACAATTCCCAAGTCATCAGAGGCATGAGGTCACTCCACCGTTCACTTTGCTTAGGAGTACCAAAGTTTGGTACAGTCCAATGTAGACGCTGCTTCAAAAAGCGATACCAGTGGTCAATGGTAAAGCGACGCAAGTAAAGACACCAAACTTCTTCTAAGGGTGGCATTTCTTCTCCTACCCAAGCCAACCACAAAGGTTTGGACACTCTCATGTTACCTTGCGCGTCCAGACGTTCAACTCTGATGATTAACATTGGACGTGTAGCAGCCTGACGGAAGTGTAAATCTTTCCACAAGCTCACACGCACACGTCCTAATTTTGGGTCATTTATTTCTAATACAGATGTTGCTTCATTCCATGTTGTGGGCTCATTCAGTTTAAATTTATCACCATGCTTTTTAGGTCGCCCCTTTCCCGAATAAGCTTTTGGTTCACCCCATAAACACAGATTTGAACGCAACCGAACGAGAATATCTGCTGGAATATTCGCAGTTTTTAAGATAAAAGGCGCACAACCATATTCACTATCCCAAACTGAAATCGGTCTGGTAGGCAAATATTTACACACCTGTTTGAGTTGCCAAATTGCTTTCCCAATAGGACTTTCGGCACTTGTGATCCGTTCATGTCTTAATGGTAATGCCCAACTTCCCTCATTTTCAGGTATCCAGGCAATTGTGCTATATCCTTGACCAATGGTAATCGGTTTATTTCCTGCTATGGATGTGCCACTATGCTCATAAGTTCGCTCTTGCAACCTGACGGCATCTGGGCGTGACCAGTTTGTGTGATCTCCTGCTAACAATGGTCGTCCCTCTGCGGGGATTTGTTTGATATATAGCTGCATCAATTTCTGTCGCTGTGGCCTACTATCTTGTAGTGCCTCATAGATACTTGGCCACTTCCTTCTAAATACTGGCGATAGGGACAATTCTGCTAGGCAATAAACATTTCTAGTTAGCAATATGGCATCTGTCAACTCAAAAGTTGCATCGTGTGCTCTGCCTAAATATTTGTAGACTGCTTGACGGAATTCTTCTAATCTGGCACGTTTCATCTTGGCATCTGAGTAATGGTAGTTCGTTTCTCAGCTTCTGCCAAAAGGGGGCCTGTATTCAATCAGACACCCCTTTTCTTCTTGCTTATTATATGATAATGATAATCGAATAAGGGGGGTGGGAGAGAAACGAGCGACGCTCGTTTCTCTCCCACCCTTTTCATGATTATCATTATTGTATTATTTTCTGAGCAGGTATACTACACAATAATTGTTAAAGGTCAGGATGCTTTAAGGCTGACAAGATAATATTTTTAACCTCTAATTCCTTTTGATTTGCGTTCTCTCATATCGCTTTTAGTCTAAACTCCAGTTGTCAGGCGTTTAGTCTAAACTCCAGTTGGTAGACACGTTAATTTTTGCGTATAAAAAGACAATGAAGAAAAATAACCACTAACGACTTTAGTAAGTCTGGTTCTTCGCCCACAATTCGGTAGTAGAGCGGCTGAAAGCTAAACCAACAGTTAGCTGCGGCATTGATAGCTATTCATAAAGTGGTTTCCCGCATATTAGAAGTCAGGGATCTGAACAAAATTAGAAGAATCCTCGTTGCGGTAATGGTGTACCGTTGATCTCGTAGTCCCCGATCGCACGAGCCTTAAAGTGATTTGGGTTGTGTGAGGATAAGGTACGGGCGTTGCGCCAATGACGATCAAAGTTAGAGCTTTTCTTTGTTGTGGAAGCCCCACCAACTTCAAACAGCAAGGTGGCTGAACGTAGAGCCAAATCATCGACAATCAATTTGCTTTTGGCTGCACTCAAAGAAGCTGCCAGCGCAGCAGCAGTTTCCGATTCCTCTCCCTGGGCTTGGGCAGCAGGGAGGCTATCAAGCGCATCAGCTGCTGCTAAAACAATTGCTTCGGCGGCAAAGGCATTGGCGGCAATTTGCCCGACGGTCTGCTGCAAGATTGGGTCATCTGCTGCTTGCTCGGATACAGCATGGTAGAAAGTCCGGGGACGGGTACGGACGAGGGCTGTTGCATCGCGTAGAACGCTGCGAATAATGCCAGCATTAATTGCTGTTAAAAATAATTGCGGGACGATGTTGTATGGCAGGTTGTCTTTGTCTGTATCTGTCTCAAAAATTACTTCGTCTGACTCTACACGGACATTTTGGAATGTTGTCGTTCCAGTGCCTGTAAGCCTTTGACCGAAGCCATCCCAGTCATCCACAAGGTCAATGCCCTCGCGGTTGGTGGGAATGAGTATAAACGCTGTAGTGCCATCGGGTACTAGCACACGCACGAAAATCAAGTCTGCATAAAGGCTGCCAGTGCTGTAATACTTCGTCCCATTTAGACGATAGCCATCACCATCAGATGTTAATTTTGTATTCACGACTTGGCCGCCACCAGCTCGCTTAACTTCCAGTTCGGTCGAAGCGAGTCCAATAATCGCGCCATTGACGACTGCCTTGAGCCAGCGACGATTCCTTTGGGTGCGCTCAGAACGCAAAATTCGCTCTGTTACAGAGAAATGATTCCGTACAATGTGAGCGACATTTGGATCGGCATCCCCCAGCCGAATTACGACCTCGAATAGTTCGCGGGCAGTGCTACCACCACCACCTTCAGCAACGGGGATTCGCAATGCACCCAACCTAGAACGCCGGATCAATTCAACCACATTATAAGGAAGGATGCGATCGCGATCGCGTTCAGATGCTCCTAGAGCAATGAAATCAAACAAAGCTTGCAGTTCGGGAGATTTGGCTGTGACAGGAGCAAAGAATTGGAAAGTAGAATCTATAACTTTTTCTTCAATATGAGTCATTGTTTTTCTCTCTATTTTGATTTTGGGAATAAGGGACTGGGGAAAGAGATTTTTATTTATCACATCAGCGTCTAGCTAACGGAAGCAGTGGTGGTCTGGAAGAAGCGGTTGACAGGGCGCGTTAGTCCCAGATTTTCGCGCAGCGTCTTGCCCTCGTACTCTTGACGAAAAATCCCACGTCGTTGGAGTTCTGGCACAACTTTATCGACAAAATCATTCAATCCTTCAGGAAGAAAAGGGAACATGATGTTGAAACCGTCAGAGCCTTCCTCAATCAGCCATTGCTCCATCTCATTGGCGATGCTTTGGGGTGTGCCGATGAAGGCCAGTCCGCCGTAACTGCCAATGCGTTGCGCCAGTTGTCGAATAGTCAAGTTCTCATGTTGCGCTAAGGCTATTACTCTTTCTCGTGAAGAGTGAGCAGCGTTATTCGGTGGGATTTCTGGTAAGGGGCCATCTGGGTCAAAACCCGAAACATCGTAGCCAATAGCACTATTGAGACTGGCGATCCCACTGTCATAATGTACTAGGCTGTCCAAATGAAGACGCTTGGCATGAGCCTCGGCAACGGTTTCCCCCACGATGACTAAAGCACCTGGAAGGATTTTTATGCTGTCTGGGTCACGTCCAATCGCCTGTGCCCGTCCCTTAATGTCTGCAAATAAAGCTTTGCCAGCTTCCAGATTACCAGCAGGTGCAAACACAGCCTCGGCGGTTTCGGCAGCTAATTGCCGTCCAGCTTCAGATGCACCTGCCTGAACGATTACCGGCCAGCCTTGGACAGGTCTGGCAATGTTTAATGGCCCTCGCACCGAGAGATATTTTCCCTGATGATTCAGAACGTGAAGCTTTGCAGGGTCGAAATAAATCCCTGCTTCCACGTCCCGAATAAACGCATCGTCAGCAAAGGAATCCCAAAGACCTGTGACAACATCATAAAATTCTCTAGCCCGCCGATAGCGTTCATCATGCTCTACCTCTTCTTCTAATCCAAAGTTGAGCGCTGCGTCTGGATTGGCTGTGGTGACGATGTTCCAGCCAGCGCGACCACCACTGATATGGTCGAGAGACGCGAAGCGACGAGCAATGTGGTATGGCTGGTCGTATGTTGTAGAAGCGGTGGCTACCAGCCCGATGTGTTCGGTGACGCTGGCAAGGGCAGAAAGTAGGGTAAAAGGTTCAAAAGATGTGACAGTATGGCTGCGCTTCAGTGCGTTGATTGGCATATTCAACACCGCTAAGTGGTCAGCCATGAAGAATGCGTCAAACTTGCCTTGTTCTAGTTTCTGGATGAATCGTTTCAGCGCTGGGAAGTTAAAATTAGCGTCAGGCAAAGCCCCAGGATAGCGCCAAGCGCCTGTATGTATGCTTACCGGGCGCATAAAAGCACCTAGTTTTAATTGCTTCGATCTGCTCATCAGTCCTCCGTATTAAGTTTAAAATACAGGTGCGATCGCTTCTTTGGAATGTGAGGGGCGTACTTATCAAGTAGTTTGGTAGTGGGCAGTGGAGAACAATTTAATCCAAAATCTAAAATCCAAAATCTAAAATTCTTAGCCTCTAACCCCTATTTTCAAGTTAGGGTAGGCGCAGCCCGTCGCAGACATCGCTTCACTTACCGTTAACGCTCGCACTCTTGGTATGATTTCGGCAGCAAAACGCTCCATTTCTGTGGCAAAAGGCTGGAATTGCAGCATAAAAGTTCCAATTCCTACCTTGGTAAATTCAGCAATTCGATGGGCTACAGTTTCATAGCTACCAACCAATCCTGCTGCTGTACCGCCATTGCTCCCCACACCAGGGTACTTAGCCATGTTTTTGAACATAACTACTTCAGAATCTACTCCTTTAAGTAATTCTGAGCGATCGTCTTGTGTTAGTACCATCGCTCTAAGGTTTTGATATTCTGCTTCCGCCTCTTCGTCTGTCGGTCGAGCAATGACAAAAGCTGACATGGCGAAGCCCAGAGGTTGAGAGCGAAACTTAGTTTTTTGAGCAACAGCCGCAATGGTTTCGCGGATGATTTCAATCGGACGACCATTGAGGAAAAATGTATGGGCTTCTTTTGCGGCTAGTTCTTGGGCTGGTTCTGACTCTCCCCCTACATATACACGCGGATGTGGTTTGGCTATGGGTGGGGGATTGAGCTTCAAATCATTGATCTGAAAATATTCACCGTAGAAGTTGACTTTCTCTCCACTCCATAGGGCTTTTACGACCCTAATCCATTCATCCGAATAACGATAACGCTCATCGTGGGTAAGGAAATTTATCCCCGGTTTTTCCATTTCTGGCTTGAACCAGGCACTTACTAAGTTAATAGAAAAACGTCCATGACTTATAGCATCAATACCTAAAGCCATCTTTGCTAAGACGGCGGGATGAAACAGTAATGGCTTAACCGCTGCAATAATCTCGATAGAGTTTGTTGCCTCTGCAAGCGCTGCTGCTGCTGTCCAGGTTTCTAGCTGGTCAAGTTCTTGGTCTCTGGGATTGATGATATGTTGGGCTATTAAAGTTGTGGTAAATCCACACTTTTGGGCCAATTGGATTAAATTCTTGGCTCGTGAGTAACTAGCATCACGAGGTTCAAGAGGATGGTTCATCACACCACAGTTGCCGTAAACAGGAATCCAAATCCCATAGCGTGGTTCAGACATAGCTTTCTAGAACCTTTGTAGTCGGCACTAAAACTTTATTTTTGCACCTAGAATAGTCATACTTTAAATCGATAGATTTACCGTATAATACTATGAGATTTGCATAGATAAAGATAAAAAACAAGGGGGTATCTAGATTCTGTATCTCCCCAGTCCGCATTTACAGGAATTTTCAGGTAAGCCCCCGCATTCATGCGTGGGGTATTATTAATTGCGAATTGGAAATGATGAATCCCCAGGATTTTCTGGTAAGATATATACTGTCTTGACCCTTCGGGTTCAAAATCGCTCTACTTGGGGAGACCCCAAGACCGCGTTTTTCACCATCAATGCCACAAGCGAAAACCACGAGCTTTTAGACTTGAAGAAAGTGCCGAACCCGTAAGGGTATTATGTTGCAAGAAAAAGATTTGGGTCTTGAGGATCGGGACTCCTGACAAGAGGAGGGAATGTCAGACCACAAAAACTACGAAGTAATTGATGGCTATTCCCGATGAATTGGGAAGCCCTGTCCGTCTGACGGCGGGGTAGTTTACGACTATAATTTGTGGAAATCAAAAGTAGCGATCTTACAATTAAGCAGTTAACACACTTGGTAGGCGGCGGTTTGACTCCGAGGATGGTGCGACATTACCATCAATTGGGGCTGTTGCCGCAACCAGTGCGATCGCACAGCAATTACCGTCTCTACAACCAAAAAGATGTTCTGCGGTTGCAACGGATTGTTGCACTCAAACAGCAAGGGTTTCAGCTAAACCACATCCGCAATATTTTGGATGTGGAACCAGAAACCGATACAACTGTTAATCTGATGGGACAACTCCAACAGCAATATCGGGCGGTGATGCAACAAATTTCGCAACTGCGCCAAACTGCATCAGCATTAGAAGGATTGTTGGGGCGCGATCGCCATTGTCAAATTATCCAGGCGGAAGTTTTGGCTCAACTCAAGTTACTGGATGTCGAAACTCAAGCCGGATTGGGGGGATTGGACAATCTCTGGAGTGGTTTGGATGCTGAAATTCATACCCACTCCGAAGCTTTTTCTGAATCGCTACAACGCTTACTACCTGACTTGTCCAATCGTTCGGAAATTGAACAACATTTAATTTCTCAGTTGGTTTTAGCTTGTGGCGATGTCAGTTTGGTATCCTTTGTGAAATTGAGTCGAGATGCGATCGCAGCTAGTCGAAAAGCCTTATCTTCAAACTGTCAAATTGTTGTCGATACCCCAACGGTTGCTGCTGCTTTGGATCAAACCCGATTACTTCATTTGGGATGCCAGATTGAAACCTTGATTGATAATCCCCATATTACCACCGCCACCGAAGCAGAACTAGCTTTTTGGCAACATCGACAATGGCGAGAAAAATTACAGCAAGTAAATCCGGGTTGTGTGGTGGTAGTTGGTTATGCTCCCTCAGTCCTTGTAGAAGTTTGTCAAGCGATGTCTACGACGGGCTACGCCAACGCCAACCAACAAATTCAACCAGCGTTAGTAATTGGAATGCCCATTGGCTTTAGCCATGCTCCCGCAGCCAAGCGCCAATTAATGCAACAAGGGATACCTTATATTACAGTTGAAGGAACTTTGGGAGGGGGCGCATTAGCTGCTACTGCCCTTAATGCTTTGGTGGAGTCACTGATTGATAAGCCAGATTGTCATTGTTATCTCAAAAATGTCAGGAGTGCTGAGTGCTGAGTAGCCCTAAGTAAGTGGGTATAATTGAAGAAGGCAGAAGGCAGAGGGCAGAAGGAACTTTTTCGTTGGGGATTCAGACCCCAACCAATTGTAAGCACCGTATAGACGGTGGGGTTTTATACCCAAGTTCGGTTCGGTCACAGGCAGAGGGAGGAGGCAGTATTCCCTTCTGCCTTCTGCCTCCTGCCCTCTGCCTTTCTTGATAAATATAATATCCAGATCGAAATTAAATATACGTTCTCTATAACCCTTGT
This Nostoc sp. KVJ3 DNA region includes the following protein-coding sequences:
- a CDS encoding acyl-CoA dehydrogenase family protein is translated as MTHIEEKVIDSTFQFFAPVTAKSPELQALFDFIALGASERDRDRILPYNVVELIRRSRLGALRIPVAEGGGGSTARELFEVVIRLGDADPNVAHIVRNHFSVTERILRSERTQRNRRWLKAVVNGAIIGLASTELEVKRAGGGQVVNTKLTSDGDGYRLNGTKYYSTGSLYADLIFVRVLVPDGTTAFILIPTNREGIDLVDDWDGFGQRLTGTGTTTFQNVRVESDEVIFETDTDKDNLPYNIVPQLFLTAINAGIIRSVLRDATALVRTRPRTFYHAVSEQAADDPILQQTVGQIAANAFAAEAIVLAAADALDSLPAAQAQGEESETAAALAASLSAAKSKLIVDDLALRSATLLFEVGGASTTKKSSNFDRHWRNARTLSSHNPNHFKARAIGDYEINGTPLPQRGFF
- a CDS encoding LLM class flavin-dependent oxidoreductase; its protein translation is MSEPRYGIWIPVYGNCGVMNHPLEPRDASYSRAKNLIQLAQKCGFTTTLIAQHIINPRDQELDQLETWTAAAALAEATNSIEIIAAVKPLLFHPAVLAKMALGIDAISHGRFSINLVSAWFKPEMEKPGINFLTHDERYRYSDEWIRVVKALWSGEKVNFYGEYFQINDLKLNPPPIAKPHPRVYVGGESEPAQELAAKEAHTFFLNGRPIEIIRETIAAVAQKTKFRSQPLGFAMSAFVIARPTDEEAEAEYQNLRAMVLTQDDRSELLKGVDSEVVMFKNMAKYPGVGSNGGTAAGLVGSYETVAHRIAEFTKVGIGTFMLQFQPFATEMERFAAEIIPRVRALTVSEAMSATGCAYPNLKIGVRG
- a CDS encoding precorrin-8X methylmutase, with amino-acid sequence MKSSDLTIKQLTHLVGGGLTPRMVRHYHQLGLLPQPVRSHSNYRLYNQKDVLRLQRIVALKQQGFQLNHIRNILDVEPETDTTVNLMGQLQQQYRAVMQQISQLRQTASALEGLLGRDRHCQIIQAEVLAQLKLLDVETQAGLGGLDNLWSGLDAEIHTHSEAFSESLQRLLPDLSNRSEIEQHLISQLVLACGDVSLVSFVKLSRDAIAASRKALSSNCQIVVDTPTVAAALDQTRLLHLGCQIETLIDNPHITTATEAELAFWQHRQWREKLQQVNPGCVVVVGYAPSVLVEVCQAMSTTGYANANQQIQPALVIGMPIGFSHAPAAKRQLMQQGIPYITVEGTLGGGALAATALNALVESLIDKPDCHCYLKNVRSAEC
- a CDS encoding NF041680 family putative transposase, producing MKRARLEEFRQAVYKYLGRAHDATFELTDAILLTRNVYCLAELSLSPVFRRKWPSIYEALQDSRPQRQKLMQLYIKQIPAEGRPLLAGDHTNWSRPDAVRLQERTYEHSGTSIAGNKPITIGQGYSTIAWIPENEGSWALPLRHERITSAESPIGKAIWQLKQVCKYLPTRPISVWDSEYGCAPFILKTANIPADILVRLRSNLCLWGEPKAYSGKGRPKKHGDKFKLNEPTTWNEATSVLEINDPKLGRVRVSLWKDLHFRQAATRPMLIIRVERLDAQGNMRVSKPLWLAWVGEEMPPLEEVWCLYLRRFTIDHWYRFLKQRLHWTVPNFGTPKQSERWSDLMPLMTWELWLARDIVTDNPLPWQKSLDKLTPGRVAQAIGGVFAAIGTPTSAPKPRGKSPGWQQGKKRHRKNRCPIVKKTVARPPKEPSVAV
- a CDS encoding LLM class flavin-dependent oxidoreductase; amino-acid sequence: MSRSKQLKLGAFMRPVSIHTGAWRYPGALPDANFNFPALKRFIQKLEQGKFDAFFMADHLAVLNMPINALKRSHTVTSFEPFTLLSALASVTEHIGLVATASTTYDQPYHIARRFASLDHISGGRAGWNIVTTANPDAALNFGLEEEVEHDERYRRAREFYDVVTGLWDSFADDAFIRDVEAGIYFDPAKLHVLNHQGKYLSVRGPLNIARPVQGWPVIVQAGASEAGRQLAAETAEAVFAPAGNLEAGKALFADIKGRAQAIGRDPDSIKILPGALVIVGETVAEAHAKRLHLDSLVHYDSGIASLNSAIGYDVSGFDPDGPLPEIPPNNAAHSSRERVIALAQHENLTIRQLAQRIGSYGGLAFIGTPQSIANEMEQWLIEEGSDGFNIMFPFLPEGLNDFVDKVVPELQRRGIFRQEYEGKTLRENLGLTRPVNRFFQTTTASVS
- a CDS encoding ABC transporter substrate-binding protein, giving the protein MLSLNSSTNWLRQNFFFSLGCLLALATTACSEVKSTSPATIAANPSASQIAVSNTTQLHVAKYKGGWDLNLKLAGLDRFPYQTQFTEFTGGNLMVQSINAGAIDLASASEIPPIFAIESKASVKIIATLKGPTVGQVVLVPKNSTAKTIADLKGKKVGYVKATTAHYFLIKMLEKVGLTMKDINAIPLSIPDGLSAFRKGQLDAWATYGYSIPQAQKEGARVLESAKDILSGNFVIIASPNAIADPQKKVAIADFLCRLQKSQTWRESNLKQWSKNYATTIDVDEGIVYQDAKQGQQQRRQELLPVSDAAIASQQKVADTFFQAGVIPTKVDVKKLWDSSFNEDIAKCQ